A window of Sporocytophaga myxococcoides contains these coding sequences:
- a CDS encoding class I SAM-dependent methyltransferase: MDSTIRKPFQGVTNIILFNWHTFVIALVFLLLLIIGKINFPDNIIITATILVTLLSIALSLVTSLYVYDLTDLYKLRFLDKLISFKPESIVNINAGFDEISEVLKRKYPEAKFSIFDFYDPLLHTEVSIERARKLYKPYPGTEIINTKALPLEEGSVDIILLMFAAHEIRNEDERILFFEQLRKAITIQGMIIVVEHQRDLVNFIAYNIGFFHFYSGKNWLKVFTGAGLKIYKEIKITPFISGYALKKYGTAS, from the coding sequence ATGGACAGCACAATAAGAAAACCATTCCAGGGGGTAACAAATATTATTCTGTTTAACTGGCATACCTTTGTTATTGCTTTGGTATTTCTTTTATTATTGATAATCGGAAAGATTAACTTTCCTGATAATATTATTATCACAGCAACTATTCTTGTCACATTGCTCAGTATTGCTCTTTCTCTTGTTACTTCACTTTATGTTTATGATTTAACTGACTTATACAAACTCCGCTTTCTTGATAAACTGATTTCATTTAAGCCTGAATCAATTGTTAATATCAATGCTGGATTTGATGAAATAAGTGAAGTCTTGAAAAGAAAATATCCTGAAGCAAAATTTTCTATTTTTGATTTTTATGATCCGTTATTGCATACAGAAGTCTCTATTGAAAGGGCAAGAAAACTTTATAAACCTTATCCGGGTACAGAGATTATTAATACTAAGGCTCTCCCATTAGAAGAAGGTAGTGTTGATATAATACTACTTATGTTTGCTGCTCATGAAATAAGAAATGAAGATGAAAGAATATTGTTTTTCGAACAGTTAAGAAAAGCTATTACAATTCAGGGGATGATCATTGTGGTTGAACATCAAAGAGACCTAGTAAATTTTATTGCTTATAATATTGGTTTCTTTCATTTTTATTCCGGGAAAAATTGGCTAAAAGTATTTACAGGAGCAGGCTTGAAAATTTATAAAGAAATAAAAATTACACCATTTATATCTGGTTACGCATTAAAAAAGTATGGAACTGCATCTTAA
- a CDS encoding DUF2071 domain-containing protein — MLSLKNHPFAVETFFESSLVLTYAVPKEQLQSLIPLCLELDTFDDKWGFVAVALVQTKDLRPKGTPKFMGNDFFLAGFRIFVKFHNNRGKRLRGLYILKSETNKRKMSFIGNIFTHYNYSTTDITIKSTKEAFSVSSVKSALDIEVSLCENAPLPQGSPFNNWKEARRYAGPLPFTFTYNAAASEVLIIEGVRESWIPKPVEMIKAKVGFLNQMNFEGVQLANAFLIQNIPYYWKKGVIEKWTAQ; from the coding sequence ATGCTGTCTCTTAAAAATCATCCGTTTGCAGTAGAGACTTTTTTTGAAAGCTCTCTTGTGCTTACCTATGCCGTCCCTAAGGAACAGCTTCAAAGTCTTATTCCTCTATGTCTGGAGTTAGACACATTTGACGATAAGTGGGGATTTGTAGCAGTTGCTCTTGTGCAGACTAAAGACCTTAGGCCCAAAGGCACTCCGAAGTTTATGGGTAATGATTTTTTTCTGGCAGGATTCAGGATCTTTGTGAAATTTCATAATAACAGAGGAAAGAGGCTTAGAGGTCTTTATATATTGAAGTCAGAAACCAATAAAAGAAAGATGTCTTTCATTGGAAATATTTTTACACATTACAATTATTCAACAACGGATATCACAATTAAGAGTACAAAAGAGGCTTTCTCTGTATCATCTGTTAAATCAGCGCTGGATATAGAAGTCAGTTTATGTGAAAATGCTCCATTACCCCAAGGCTCACCTTTTAATAATTGGAAAGAAGCAAGGAGATATGCAGGACCATTGCCTTTTACCTTCACTTATAATGCTGCAGCTTCAGAAGTTTTAATTATAGAGGGAGTAAGGGAATCATGGATACCAAAACCGGTAGAAATGATTAAAGCAAAAGTAGGATTTTTAAATCAAATGAATTTCGAAGGAGTACAGCTGGCAAATGCCTTTTTAATACAGAATATTCCTTACTATTGGAAAAAAGGAGTGATAGAAAAATGGACAGCACAATAA
- a CDS encoding murein L,D-transpeptidase catalytic domain family protein, with product MKNRKFIPIFTLFFMICSASTGKVTTVGNDLVTRKVVKSKAEGSFDIFVDQVFRDCNLEGTGMKKTIFRKALIGYLNIKNNNLLQDNSILSIIDYSKASTEKRLWIIDLREKKVLFHSLVAHGRKSGDNLAINFSNKVNSHMSSLGFYRTGKVYFGKHGKSLVLHGLDKNYNSNAEGRSVVIHAADYVCEDFIKTNGRLGRSHGCPAVSPEESDQIIQLLEGGSCLFIYHPELKVARSEYLNETSAIRFYSKQANVF from the coding sequence ATGAAAAACAGAAAATTCATTCCTATTTTTACACTTTTTTTTATGATCTGTTCTGCAAGTACTGGAAAGGTCACTACTGTCGGAAATGATCTGGTCACAAGAAAAGTAGTAAAATCTAAAGCCGAAGGTTCATTTGACATTTTTGTTGACCAGGTATTTAGAGATTGTAATCTGGAGGGGACAGGGATGAAGAAAACTATTTTTAGAAAAGCCCTTATAGGATATCTTAACATTAAAAACAATAATCTTCTCCAGGATAATTCAATACTTTCTATTATCGATTATTCTAAAGCCTCGACAGAAAAAAGACTTTGGATTATAGATTTGAGAGAAAAAAAGGTATTGTTTCATTCACTTGTAGCACATGGGAGAAAAAGCGGAGATAATCTGGCTATTAATTTTTCTAATAAAGTCAACTCACACATGAGCTCACTGGGCTTTTATAGAACAGGTAAGGTGTATTTCGGTAAGCATGGAAAATCGCTGGTGCTTCATGGATTGGATAAAAACTATAATTCAAATGCTGAAGGCAGATCAGTAGTGATTCATGCAGCAGATTATGTTTGTGAGGATTTTATCAAAACAAATGGTCGTTTGGGAAGGAGTCATGGTTGCCCGGCTGTATCGCCTGAAGAAAGTGACCAGATTATCCAACTACTAGAAGGAGGATCATGTTTGTTTATTTATCACCCGGAATTAAAAGTAGCCCGCTCTGAATATCTGAATGAAACTTCTGCAATCAGGTTTTATTCAAAGCAGGCCAATGTTTTTTAA
- a CDS encoding DUF3224 domain-containing protein produces MQATLSALLTVKSKILKSLMIDGQECSQASYVCLYEGEIHGTGIVATLPFGIEEQIYGIERFSGNIGEKSGTFVLENYGYSEIEEGKTIKKIVPGSGTNDFLGIKGDITLVSAKDKKVNIAVQLEFDTKLTKED; encoded by the coding sequence ATGCAAGCTACTTTGTCTGCTCTGTTAACTGTTAAAAGTAAAATATTGAAATCATTAATGATTGATGGACAGGAATGTTCTCAGGCAAGTTATGTGTGCTTATATGAAGGTGAGATACATGGAACTGGGATAGTTGCAACATTACCTTTCGGAATTGAAGAACAAATTTATGGCATTGAAAGATTTTCTGGAAATATTGGAGAAAAATCAGGGACCTTTGTTTTGGAAAATTATGGTTATTCGGAGATTGAAGAGGGCAAGACAATAAAGAAAATAGTTCCTGGGTCTGGAACTAATGATTTTTTAGGAATTAAAGGAGACATAACATTAGTCTCTGCAAAGGATAAAAAAGTTAATATAGCGGTTCAACTCGAATTTGACACTAAATTAACCAAAGAGGATTAG
- a CDS encoding peptidylprolyl isomerase → MLKAEMHTSKGVMKIEFYEKDAPNTVKNFVKLSQMGFYDGLSFHRVIPNFVIQGGCPNGDGRGGPGYQIKCELDGENQFHDRGVLSMAHAGRNTGGSQFFICHSRTNTKHLDRNHTCFGKVTEGVDIVDQIKQGDKIEKIVIIEG, encoded by the coding sequence ATGTTAAAGGCAGAAATGCACACCAGCAAGGGTGTAATGAAAATTGAGTTTTACGAAAAAGATGCTCCGAACACTGTAAAGAATTTTGTGAAGTTATCCCAAATGGGATTCTATGACGGATTATCTTTTCACAGGGTCATACCTAACTTTGTAATTCAGGGGGGGTGCCCTAATGGAGATGGCAGAGGGGGGCCTGGATACCAAATTAAATGTGAATTAGATGGAGAGAATCAATTCCATGATCGTGGTGTACTTTCTATGGCACATGCCGGAAGAAACACTGGTGGTTCTCAGTTTTTTATTTGTCACAGCAGAACAAATACCAAACATCTTGACAGAAATCATACCTGCTTCGGAAAAGTTACTGAAGGAGTAGACATCGTTGATCAGATCAAACAAGGGGATAAGATTGAAAAGATAGTTATTATTGAGGGTTAA
- a CDS encoding DoxX-like family protein, with amino-acid sequence MKQGNLKIILQLGIALVWLINGLFCKLLNMVPRHQEIVGRILGDDHALQITKAIGVGELFIVVWIVSRIKSKWCSIVQIALVITMNMIEAILAPDLLLFGRANLFVALVFVILVYMNEFFPVRINTTSDNAVS; translated from the coding sequence ATGAAACAAGGTAATCTGAAAATTATTTTACAATTGGGCATAGCTCTTGTCTGGCTAATCAATGGATTGTTCTGCAAGCTTTTAAATATGGTACCTCGCCATCAGGAAATTGTTGGACGAATTTTAGGAGACGATCATGCTTTGCAGATTACAAAAGCTATTGGGGTAGGAGAGTTGTTTATAGTAGTCTGGATAGTAAGCAGAATAAAATCAAAATGGTGTTCAATTGTTCAGATCGCACTAGTCATTACAATGAATATGATCGAAGCCATCCTTGCTCCTGATCTGCTCCTGTTTGGTCGGGCAAATTTATTTGTGGCATTGGTATTTGTGATTTTGGTTTATATGAATGAATTTTTTCCAGTAAGAATTAATACAACTTCAGATAATGCTGTCTCTTAA
- a CDS encoding DNA topoisomerase IV subunit B, translated as MAKTKTEYTEDSIRSLDWREHIRLRPGMYIGKLGDGSGQDDGIYVLVKEIIDNSIDEHMMGNGNVIDISISDNKVEVRDYGRGIPLGKVIDCVSKINTGGKYDSGAFQKSVGLNGVGTKAVNALSSYFRVQSIRDGRTKVAEFEKGVLINDHKETKCDQKNGTLMSFIPDDTIFKHFRFIPEYLEDQLWNYAFLNAGLTINYNGKKYYSQNGLLDLLKRKTDEESLRYPIIHLKGHDIEIALTHANQYGEEYYSFVNGQYTTQGGTHLAALKEAVVKTVREFFKKDFDASDIRASIVGAIAVRVQEPVFESQTKTKLGSINAGPDGPAIRTWVNEFVKKELDNYLHKNSAVADALLKRILQSERERKDIAGIKKLANERAKKANLHNKKLRDCRFHFDELNNEKRHDSTLFITEGDSASGSITKSRNVELQAVFSLRGKPLNCFGLTKKIVYENEEFNLLQHALNIEDGLENLRYNRIVIATDADVDGMHIRLLMLTFFLQFFPDLVRNGHLFILETPLFRVRNKKETIYCYSEEEKRAAIKKLGGKPEITRFKGLGEISPDEFGAFIGEDIRLEPILLQKETSIQKLLNYYMGKNTPERQQFIIENLKVEKDLVESDEKDALRKEASVMEI; from the coding sequence ATGGCAAAAACCAAAACTGAATATACCGAAGATAGCATTAGGTCGCTGGATTGGAGAGAGCATATCAGACTTCGTCCAGGTATGTATATCGGAAAACTTGGAGACGGATCAGGACAAGATGATGGTATTTATGTTTTGGTCAAGGAGATTATTGACAACTCCATTGATGAGCATATGATGGGAAATGGAAATGTCATAGATATTTCTATATCCGATAATAAAGTGGAAGTCAGGGATTATGGTCGTGGTATTCCCCTCGGAAAAGTAATTGATTGCGTTTCTAAAATCAATACCGGAGGAAAATATGACTCCGGAGCTTTCCAGAAGTCAGTGGGGTTGAACGGTGTAGGTACGAAAGCAGTGAATGCACTTTCCAGTTATTTCAGAGTACAATCTATTCGTGACGGGAGAACAAAAGTAGCTGAATTTGAAAAAGGTGTACTTATAAATGATCATAAAGAAACAAAGTGTGACCAGAAGAATGGAACACTTATGTCATTTATACCGGATGATACCATTTTCAAGCATTTTAGATTTATTCCTGAATACCTCGAAGATCAGCTTTGGAACTATGCATTCCTTAATGCAGGTCTGACTATCAATTATAACGGAAAAAAATACTACTCTCAGAATGGATTACTTGATCTTTTGAAGAGAAAAACTGATGAAGAAAGTTTAAGGTATCCTATCATCCATCTTAAAGGTCATGATATTGAAATTGCTCTTACACATGCTAACCAATATGGAGAAGAGTACTATTCATTTGTGAACGGTCAGTATACCACTCAGGGAGGAACTCATCTTGCAGCATTAAAAGAAGCAGTTGTAAAAACAGTCAGAGAATTTTTTAAGAAAGATTTTGATGCTTCGGATATCCGTGCATCGATTGTAGGTGCAATTGCTGTAAGAGTGCAGGAACCTGTATTTGAATCTCAGACCAAAACCAAATTAGGTTCAATCAACGCAGGTCCGGACGGTCCTGCCATCAGAACCTGGGTAAATGAGTTTGTTAAAAAAGAGCTAGACAATTATCTCCATAAAAATTCAGCTGTTGCAGATGCTTTATTAAAAAGAATCCTGCAATCAGAAAGAGAAAGAAAGGACATTGCAGGTATTAAGAAACTTGCCAATGAGCGAGCTAAAAAGGCAAATCTTCACAATAAAAAACTCAGGGATTGCCGATTCCACTTTGACGAGCTGAACAACGAAAAAAGGCATGATTCTACATTATTTATTACAGAGGGTGATTCTGCGAGTGGTTCAATTACAAAATCCAGGAATGTGGAGTTGCAGGCCGTCTTCAGTCTCAGAGGAAAGCCTTTGAACTGTTTTGGACTTACTAAAAAGATTGTTTATGAAAATGAAGAATTCAATTTGTTGCAACATGCTCTGAATATTGAAGATGGACTCGAAAATCTCAGATATAACAGAATAGTAATAGCAACCGATGCCGATGTGGATGGTATGCACATTCGTTTGCTTATGCTGACATTCTTCTTGCAGTTCTTTCCTGATCTGGTGAGAAATGGACACCTGTTTATTTTGGAAACACCTTTGTTCCGGGTAAGAAACAAGAAAGAAACAATTTATTGCTATAGCGAGGAAGAGAAAAGAGCTGCCATAAAGAAACTAGGAGGTAAACCTGAAATAACCCGATTTAAAGGATTAGGCGAAATTTCTCCGGATGAGTTTGGGGCATTTATAGGAGAGGATATCAGGCTTGAGCCAATTTTATTACAAAAAGAAACTTCGATACAAAAACTGCTAAATTACTACATGGGGAAAAATACTCCTGAAAGACAGCAGTTTATTATTGAGAACCTTAAAGTTGAAAAGGATTTAGTAGAAAGTGATGAAAAAGATGCATTAAGGAAAGAAGCTAGTGTTATGGAGATTTAA
- a CDS encoding leucine-rich repeat domain-containing protein, giving the protein MKKFLFILLLTTISLKMNAQTDILLPMNDIEKKEVIRLLNSYDGFLNFVAQKPSDADQKKESVTFLKTTISNANVSVYNDLDSAAQNEDFENVFKYCQRVPKSFPATVKIKTTPKNLVVEKVKYDKIRKYYFVEIKGEKDFTWKEIVQKADSVSSSADSIAISDTIVHSIKKGISVFIKFDRENNISKNFKIFAISKTGVAPKLEPLPPLISWWLTLEPEWKAMIRKKRNLEEYPREFDLEKATGVFEFDCSNSNLKNLEPLRKFTSLEKLNVSGNPITDPSAIFAVSSLLELDLTKTQISSLDGIENLKKLQVLKVSNLKLKSIEPLKDLVQMVELDCSNNEIEDLTPLTNLVNLKELNVGLNIKVKDISMMKNLVLLEKLSIQKIDIKSLAPLSSLVNLVYLDCYNTDINTLEPIRNLVKLFHLNIDHTKVSSLDPIKHFKYIANLYLASSSVRDLSAINNFYAIRELDISNTELTELGPIHKLEYIKVLKCFYTKINKNEIQRFKKNHPGCQITYF; this is encoded by the coding sequence ATGAAAAAATTCCTTTTTATTTTACTTCTTACAACTATCTCATTGAAAATGAATGCTCAGACTGACATTCTTCTTCCAATGAATGATATAGAAAAGAAGGAGGTTATTCGACTTCTTAATTCCTATGACGGCTTTCTGAATTTTGTAGCTCAGAAACCTTCCGATGCTGACCAGAAAAAGGAATCTGTCACATTTTTAAAAACAACAATAAGCAATGCAAATGTTTCGGTCTATAACGACCTTGATTCTGCGGCTCAAAATGAGGACTTTGAAAACGTTTTCAAATATTGTCAGCGGGTTCCAAAATCTTTTCCTGCAACAGTTAAAATTAAGACTACTCCTAAAAATCTGGTAGTTGAGAAAGTAAAGTATGATAAAATCAGAAAGTACTATTTTGTTGAAATAAAAGGAGAGAAAGATTTTACCTGGAAGGAAATAGTACAAAAGGCAGATTCAGTTTCTTCATCTGCTGATTCAATTGCCATTAGTGATACGATCGTCCATTCTATAAAAAAAGGTATATCTGTTTTCATAAAATTCGACAGAGAAAACAATATCTCTAAAAACTTTAAAATTTTTGCAATCAGTAAAACCGGAGTCGCTCCAAAGTTAGAGCCTCTTCCTCCCCTGATTTCATGGTGGCTGACACTGGAACCTGAGTGGAAAGCAATGATAAGGAAAAAGAGAAATCTGGAAGAATATCCCAGAGAGTTTGACCTTGAAAAAGCAACAGGTGTGTTTGAATTTGACTGCTCAAATTCAAATTTGAAAAATCTTGAGCCATTAAGGAAATTTACTTCTCTTGAGAAATTAAATGTATCAGGTAATCCTATTACTGATCCTTCTGCAATATTTGCTGTGAGCTCTTTACTTGAACTTGATCTCACCAAAACTCAGATTAGCAGTCTGGACGGTATTGAAAATTTAAAAAAACTTCAAGTACTGAAAGTTTCAAATCTAAAACTCAAAAGTATTGAACCATTGAAAGATTTGGTTCAGATGGTGGAGCTGGATTGTTCTAATAATGAAATAGAAGACCTTACCCCTCTTACCAATCTTGTAAACCTTAAAGAACTGAATGTCGGTTTAAATATTAAGGTGAAAGACATCTCAATGATGAAAAACCTGGTACTTCTGGAGAAACTAAGCATTCAGAAAATCGACATTAAATCTCTTGCCCCATTAAGTAGTTTGGTTAATCTTGTTTACCTTGATTGTTACAATACAGATATCAATACCCTAGAACCTATAAGAAACCTTGTAAAGCTGTTTCACCTAAACATAGACCATACTAAAGTTTCAAGTCTTGATCCTATCAAACACTTTAAATACATCGCCAATCTTTATTTAGCATCAAGCAGTGTTAGGGATCTATCTGCTATTAATAACTTTTATGCAATACGCGAGCTGGATATATCCAATACTGAATTAACAGAACTTGGTCCAATTCATAAACTTGAGTATATAAAAGTATTAAAATGCTTTTATACAAAAATAAATAAGAACGAAATACAGCGATTCAAGAAAAACCATCCTGGCTGCCAGATAACATACTTTTAA
- a CDS encoding RluA family pseudouridine synthase — protein sequence MSIKINVPDHILYEDSSIIVINKPCSLMVEPDRNGHPNLLQQVQKYERSLHPKSKEVYIQHVHRLDRPVSGIVLFARKKSVLKNLSEQFATRQVKKYYQALTETSPTTKEGKLENYLWKDKKNKQAVIVDPSHTDAEKVLLDYIITPFKNNFQLWNIRLHTGKYHQIRAQLAASGCSILGDALYGSKFEYAPNSIALHASTLHFKHPQTGDAIEIKANPLWLI from the coding sequence ATGTCTATTAAAATCAATGTTCCTGATCATATTCTATATGAAGACTCTAGTATTATAGTAATAAATAAACCATGTAGTCTGATGGTTGAGCCAGACAGAAATGGTCATCCCAATTTGCTTCAGCAAGTGCAAAAATATGAGCGAAGCTTGCATCCAAAATCTAAAGAAGTTTACATTCAGCATGTGCATCGACTTGACAGACCTGTAAGCGGGATTGTACTATTTGCAAGAAAAAAATCAGTATTAAAAAATCTGAGTGAGCAATTTGCCACCCGACAAGTGAAGAAGTATTACCAGGCACTTACTGAAACTTCTCCGACTACCAAAGAAGGAAAGCTTGAAAATTATTTATGGAAGGATAAAAAAAACAAACAAGCTGTGATTGTGGATCCATCACATACAGATGCCGAAAAAGTTTTACTTGATTACATAATAACTCCCTTTAAAAATAATTTTCAATTATGGAACATTCGTTTGCATACAGGTAAATATCATCAAATAAGAGCTCAATTAGCTGCTTCAGGATGCTCTATTCTTGGGGATGCTTTGTATGGATCTAAATTTGAATATGCTCCCAATTCCATAGCTCTCCATGCCTCCACACTTCATTTTAAACATCCTCAAACAGGCGATGCAATTGAGATAAAGGCTAATCCTCTTTGGTTAATTTAG
- a CDS encoding DUF2310 family Zn-ribbon-containing protein: MHIVKLKIHGGKIADKEFLEEYFNRHNFFEQMGNYLGGLFRNSQIINLEWQYESIEDGFELNLFCPEKDSYKDKYSTKVTKIYKNRLIDYFNCSFEFVYIGLDPEFEETLIYEKPKFLILKSNRISPIHDGDSMDQIPLYKLPYTCNGESFSDIVMWNRDFDHIEGLWYSDYGGEVWTSEQLSNPNSELNKKGRDCCANLEKITGVPTYYYLFYGAQISGTEDLIMRTCPDCKGDWIIEEHSDFRLYDCKCDKCRLVSTMTY, from the coding sequence ATGCATATAGTCAAACTTAAAATCCACGGTGGAAAAATTGCTGATAAGGAGTTTTTAGAAGAATATTTCAACCGGCATAATTTTTTTGAACAGATGGGGAATTACCTGGGTGGGTTATTCAGGAATAGCCAAATTATTAATCTTGAGTGGCAATATGAATCTATCGAAGATGGGTTTGAGTTAAACTTGTTCTGTCCTGAAAAAGATTCTTATAAAGATAAATATTCAACTAAGGTTACTAAAATTTACAAAAATAGACTTATTGATTATTTTAATTGCTCATTTGAATTTGTTTACATAGGTCTTGATCCGGAATTTGAAGAAACTTTAATTTATGAAAAACCAAAATTTTTAATCTTAAAATCTAACCGTATTTCCCCAATTCATGACGGAGATTCAATGGATCAAATTCCGTTATATAAATTGCCATACACCTGTAATGGAGAATCTTTCAGCGATATTGTAATGTGGAACCGGGACTTCGATCATATTGAGGGTCTATGGTATAGTGATTATGGAGGAGAAGTATGGACCTCTGAACAATTAAGCAATCCCAATAGTGAATTGAATAAAAAAGGTAGAGATTGTTGTGCTAATCTTGAAAAAATTACTGGAGTCCCTACATATTATTATCTGTTTTATGGTGCGCAAATCTCAGGGACAGAAGATCTTATTATGAGAACTTGTCCGGATTGTAAAGGTGATTGGATTATAGAGGAACATTCAGATTTTAGACTTTATGACTGCAAGTGTGATAAATGCAGACTTGTATCAACAATGACATATTGA
- a CDS encoding RapZ C-terminal domain-containing protein — MSTIIEQVKTFFESWKPETPVEDVRQLAQAGSDRQYFRVKTPPRSYIVTYNNNTPENSAFLEFSRHFASKQLAVPEIFHSSADKQFYIQADLGDTSLFDIVQTEGYTDRTFELYQKTFAQLAQLQIQGGTGLNYDYCIATRSFDRQAIYSDLLYFKYYFLRALKLNYDKNLLLNDFEMLSYYLMQERNKYFMHRDCQSRNVMVKDDKVYFIDYQGGMQGALQYDVASMLWQAKAALPFEWRDELVHYYFDRVNDLLGNQLNKKDFLDIYKGFVLIRMLQTLGAYGFRGLFERKPHFISSIPFALRNLRWFLENKGIPIRLPELEKVLNAMVDEEIIKRFENIKADKESKLVVKICSFSYKTGHPEDLSGNGGGFVFDCRGILNPGRYEPYKKLTGRDKPVQDFLLYQTEMPVFLQHVYSLVDISVSDYLKRDFDSLMISFGCTGGQHRSVFAADSLAKHLQQKFGVKIELSHCIQDAKNWVN, encoded by the coding sequence ATGTCTACAATTATAGAACAAGTAAAAACATTTTTTGAAAGCTGGAAACCCGAAACACCGGTGGAGGACGTCCGACAACTTGCTCAGGCAGGAAGTGACAGACAGTATTTCAGAGTAAAAACACCCCCTCGTTCCTATATTGTTACCTATAATAACAATACCCCTGAAAACTCTGCATTTCTGGAATTTTCAAGGCATTTTGCCAGCAAGCAACTTGCAGTTCCGGAAATATTTCATTCCAGTGCTGATAAACAATTCTATATCCAGGCAGATCTGGGAGATACATCATTGTTTGATATAGTTCAGACCGAAGGTTATACAGACCGTACCTTTGAATTGTATCAAAAAACCTTCGCTCAGCTTGCTCAGTTGCAGATTCAGGGTGGCACAGGCCTTAACTATGATTACTGCATTGCTACCCGTTCATTTGACAGACAGGCTATCTACTCTGATTTACTATATTTTAAATATTACTTTCTGCGAGCACTTAAGCTTAACTATGACAAAAACCTGTTGTTAAATGACTTCGAAATGCTCAGCTACTATCTGATGCAGGAGCGCAACAAGTATTTCATGCACAGAGATTGCCAGAGCAGGAACGTAATGGTAAAAGATGATAAAGTTTACTTTATCGATTATCAGGGAGGCATGCAAGGTGCCCTTCAGTATGACGTGGCTTCAATGCTATGGCAGGCTAAAGCCGCTTTACCATTTGAATGGAGAGATGAACTTGTACATTATTATTTTGACAGGGTAAATGATCTTTTGGGAAATCAGCTCAACAAAAAAGATTTCCTTGATATATACAAAGGCTTTGTCCTTATTAGAATGCTTCAAACCCTTGGAGCTTATGGCTTCCGTGGACTCTTTGAACGCAAACCTCATTTCATTAGCAGCATTCCTTTTGCATTGAGGAATTTACGTTGGTTTCTTGAGAATAAGGGAATACCAATCAGGCTGCCTGAATTAGAAAAGGTACTTAACGCTATGGTGGATGAAGAGATCATTAAACGCTTTGAAAACATTAAGGCTGATAAGGAAAGTAAGTTAGTTGTTAAGATCTGTAGCTTCTCCTATAAAACCGGACATCCTGAAGATTTATCAGGAAATGGCGGGGGATTTGTTTTTGATTGCAGAGGTATCCTGAATCCCGGTAGATATGAGCCTTATAAAAAACTTACGGGAAGAGATAAACCTGTTCAGGATTTCCTTCTTTACCAGACTGAAATGCCCGTATTCCTTCAGCACGTTTACAGCCTTGTTGATATAAGCGTTTCTGATTATCTGAAAAGAGACTTTGACAGTCTGATGATTAGTTTTGGCTGCACAGGCGGGCAACATAGAAGTGTATTTGCTGCGGATAGTCTTGCAAAGCACCTTCAGCAAAAGTTTGGGGTTAAAATTGAATTATCACACTGCATCCAGGATGCTAAAAACTGGGTTAACTAA